A genomic stretch from Candidatus Cloacimonadota bacterium includes:
- a CDS encoding methyltransferase domain-containing protein, protein MTRPNKEKAGNVTAGYFDSYANEFDSIYGSGKGLPHRLVNRYLRGSVRERFKLTLEACSPVEGKTVLNVGCGPGHYSVGLAMLGAKEVTGIDFAPGMVELARAKAAEKHLQEVCKFEVRDFFSVTGSSYNYLILMGFMDYIADAEACVRHSMGLFKEKAFFSFPVSGGFLAWQRKLRYRRKCPLYLYSYADVVNIFTAIPGIRFRIRNLKRDYWVEAWHDVM, encoded by the coding sequence ATGACGCGTCCAAATAAAGAAAAAGCGGGGAATGTCACGGCGGGATATTTCGATTCCTACGCAAATGAGTTCGATTCTATCTATGGAAGCGGGAAGGGGCTTCCGCATCGTCTGGTAAACCGCTATCTGCGCGGCAGCGTCCGTGAAAGATTCAAGCTGACCCTGGAAGCCTGTTCGCCTGTGGAAGGAAAGACAGTTCTGAACGTGGGCTGCGGTCCTGGGCATTACTCCGTCGGCCTCGCGATGCTGGGCGCGAAAGAGGTCACGGGGATAGATTTTGCCCCGGGGATGGTCGAACTGGCCCGGGCAAAGGCGGCGGAAAAGCATTTGCAAGAAGTTTGCAAGTTTGAGGTCAGGGACTTTTTCAGCGTCACGGGCAGCAGCTATAATTATCTCATCCTGATGGGCTTCATGGATTATATCGCCGATGCCGAAGCCTGCGTGCGGCACAGCATGGGACTTTTCAAAGAAAAGGCTTTCTTCAGTTTCCCCGTATCCGGCGGGTTCCTTGCCTGGCAGAGAAAGCTCCGCTATCGGAGGAAATGCCCGCTTTACCTCTATTCTTATGCCGATGTCGTCAATATATTCACCGCGATTCCCGGTATCCGCTTCAGAATCCGCAATCTGAAAAGAGACTACTGGGTCGAGGCCTGGCATGATGTAATGTGA